Part of the Paenibacillus guangzhouensis genome is shown below.
ATCGTACAGGTCTTACTTAATCTTGTCCGCAATGCGTTTGAAGCGATGGAGGAGCCTGGGGACATTTACATCCAGGTCGTACAGATCAATCACAAAGTCATTATCGAAATACGAGATACAGGGTGCGGCATTGCAGAAAATCATCTCGCCAAAATATTCAACCCCTTCTATACGACCAAAGATAACGGCACAGGGCTCGGTTTATCCCTCTGCCAGAAAATCGCGCAAGATCATGGCGGGTCGCTTGAAGTTCGCAGCACATTAGGCGAAGGCTCGATCTTTCGCGTCAATCTCCCGTTAGATGAAGTTGAGCTTCTCGAAGCTACCAACTAAATAGAGCCTGTACACCATGCTATGCATGAGGTACAGGCTCTATCGTTATTTGGGCAGCGGAAGCGTAATGCTGAACTGTGTCCCCCGCTCCTCATTGGCTTTCATTTGTATTTTACCGTTATGATTCTCAATAATCCGATAACAGATCGAGAGCCCAAGTCCCAGCCCATTCTCCTTCGTCGTAAAAAATGGGTTAAAGACGTTCTTCATCTGATCCTTCGAAATGCCGACGCCGTAATCTCGAATCGTAACGACAGCCGTATTCTGCTTCTTATTGCAGGTCAAGCGAATATCGACTTGTCCACCCTTCGGCATCGCTTCGAACGCATTCTGGATGAGATTGATCAGCACCTGCTTAATTTGAATGGAGTCGATAAAGATCGGGAGCGGTGTCTCGCATAAATCCGTCGTTAGGATAATATTGCTGAAATTGGCTTGACTCGTCATGAATTGCACCGTTTCGATCACAACATCCTGCAGGATGTGATCCCGTTTCTCCGGCGAGCTCGGCTTCGCCATTAGTACGAAATCAGACACCAAGCGCTTGAGGTCCAACAATTCACCGTAGACGATCTCCAGATAACGAACATGCATTTCACGGGACAACGGCTTCTCCCGAAGCAATTGAATAAATCCCATGATTGATGTCAACGGATTGCGAATCTCATGAGCAATGCCAGCGGCCAGCTTCCCAATCGCCGAAAATTTCTCATACGTTAACATCTGATTCTCCAGCTCATTTCGCTCCGTAATATCGCGCAGTTGCAAATAAGCCCCGGTCAATTCCTGATGGTCATTTACGACGGGGATCGCATCGAGTATGCATGTAATACGCTTATTCGCTGAGAGCAAGAACGTGCATTCTTGATTTTCAAATCGCAGACCATACAGGACGACATCGCACATATAACTCGCAAAGGGTTCAAAGTCGATGATCGACAGTCCAATCATGGAAGAACGCTTACGATTCATAATCCGCTCAATCAATTGATTGCATTCCGTTATCGTCCCTTCCGCATCCGTGATGATAATGCCGTTATTCACGCTACGAATAAGGGTATGATTCATAATATCTTTATTATGGTTCGTTCGCCGAAGCTCAATTTCACGTTCCATGGAGTCCACCATATTCGAGAGAAGCGGTAGCGCGAAGCTGCTATGGTGCTCAATGAAAGTCATCAGCGATACCGTTCCTGCCAGATGATCGGCGTGTTGAAATTGAAATGGAATACTGTAACAAGCTGTATTATACAGATATTCATGAAAGTGGTTGGTGCCAAGTAATTCAATCGGTTTCTGCTCCTGTAGTGCGAGATGAACGGCATTGGTCCCGAAGTCTTCTTCGATCATCTGGGAACCAACCTCCATCCCAACCTCGTTCAACAGACTACGAATCTTCTTATTACCTACAAAATCAATGATATAGCCCCGAC
Proteins encoded:
- a CDS encoding ATP-binding protein encodes the protein MDFFGKKTSSQLEGIPILIALTDGRGYIIDFVGNKKIRSLLNEVGMEVGSQMIEEDFGTNAVHLALQEQKPIELLGTNHFHEYLYNTACYSIPFQFQHADHLAGTVSLMTFIEHHSSFALPLLSNMVDSMEREIELRRTNHNKDIMNHTLIRSVNNGIIITDAEGTITECNQLIERIMNRKRSSMIGLSIIDFEPFASYMCDVVLYGLRFENQECTFLLSANKRITCILDAIPVVNDHQELTGAYLQLRDITERNELENQMLTYEKFSAIGKLAAGIAHEIRNPLTSIMGFIQLLREKPLSREMHVRYLEIVYGELLDLKRLVSDFVLMAKPSSPEKRDHILQDVVIETVQFMTSQANFSNIILTTDLCETPLPIFIDSIQIKQVLINLIQNAFEAMPKGGQVDIRLTCNKKQNTAVVTIRDYGVGISKDQMKNVFNPFFTTKENGLGLGLSICYRIIENHNGKIQMKANEERGTQFSITLPLPK